In a single window of the Pseudogemmatithrix spongiicola genome:
- a CDS encoding carboxypeptidase-like regulatory domain-containing protein — MRTSRLGDRLLRRVAALGLLLLAASTRTAAQGAVSGVVFDSLVSGAPLAGARVVLQGVETMSTTDRRGRFSFARVEPGRYQVTFFHPLLDSLSLSAPIYAIDVGRSGLSGLRLATPSYATTARALCGAALDASTSIVLARVRDAETGAPLPDAHGSIEWWEMAFGDGFRPERIPKRLAAISDSAGSITFCGVPTDIEVAVVARRGAQTTGDVVLPRRLAAIATQELRISLTDSAARQLDSAATVDTMPRPRGGSARLRVEIRNQRGAAVSGAVVSVRGQSVSAVSNDAGVALLLGVPAGSQTVDVRAIGRAPEWKTVALAPSQESLVAFRLGDVATSLPEYVVRGIRPDVMLEAYERRRRGGVGHFLNSDDLDKLGRRATALATVPGLHVPMTTRPVGGGMGPVSYIYPMIYVRSAGFLCLPTIYVDGIPRQRFDGFDLHEILQLAKRVEVYSRPLLVPVEFASAAGECGVVVIWTT; from the coding sequence GTGCGCACCTCACGCTTGGGAGATCGTCTGCTCCGACGGGTCGCTGCGCTCGGGTTGCTGCTGCTGGCAGCCAGCACGCGGACGGCGGCCCAAGGCGCGGTCTCGGGCGTGGTCTTCGACTCGTTGGTCTCCGGTGCCCCGCTCGCCGGCGCACGCGTGGTGCTGCAGGGCGTCGAGACCATGAGCACGACCGACCGGCGGGGGCGTTTCAGCTTCGCGCGCGTCGAGCCCGGCCGCTACCAGGTGACGTTCTTCCACCCGCTGCTCGACTCCCTCTCCCTCAGCGCGCCGATCTACGCCATCGATGTCGGACGCTCCGGACTCTCTGGCCTGCGGCTCGCTACGCCCTCCTACGCGACCACGGCGCGGGCATTGTGCGGCGCCGCGCTCGACGCCAGCACGAGTATCGTGCTCGCGCGCGTCCGAGACGCCGAGACGGGCGCGCCGCTCCCCGACGCGCACGGTAGTATCGAGTGGTGGGAGATGGCCTTCGGCGACGGCTTCCGCCCCGAGCGCATACCCAAACGACTCGCCGCGATCTCGGACTCGGCCGGGAGCATCACGTTCTGCGGCGTGCCGACCGACATCGAAGTCGCGGTCGTCGCGCGGCGTGGCGCGCAGACCACGGGCGACGTGGTGCTGCCGCGCCGCCTCGCGGCCATCGCGACGCAGGAGCTGCGGATCAGCCTGACGGACAGCGCTGCCCGCCAGCTCGATAGCGCCGCAACCGTCGACACGATGCCACGTCCGCGTGGGGGCAGCGCGCGTCTCCGCGTGGAGATCCGCAACCAGCGAGGCGCGGCGGTCTCGGGTGCGGTCGTCTCGGTGCGGGGGCAGTCCGTCAGTGCCGTATCGAATGACGCCGGCGTCGCGCTCTTGCTGGGCGTGCCGGCGGGATCGCAAACGGTAGATGTGCGAGCCATCGGGCGCGCGCCGGAGTGGAAGACCGTTGCCCTTGCGCCGTCCCAGGAGTCGCTTGTCGCGTTTCGACTGGGCGACGTCGCCACGTCGCTACCAGAGTACGTCGTGCGCGGCATCCGGCCAGACGTCATGCTCGAAGCCTACGAGCGGCGCCGCCGCGGAGGCGTCGGGCACTTTCTGAACTCGGACGACCTCGACAAGCTTGGGCGTCGGGCGACCGCGCTCGCGACGGTGCCGGGGCTTCACGTCCCGATGACGACGCGACCCGTCGGCGGCGGCATGGGGCCCGTCAGCTACATCTACCCCATGATCTACGTGCGGTCCGCAGGGTTCCTGTGCTTGCCGACCATCTACGTCGACGGTATTCCCCGCCAGCGCTTCGATGGCTTCGACCTCCACGAGATCCTGCAGCTCGCGAAGCGCGTTGAAGTTTACAGCCGCCCGCTGCTGGTTCCCGTCGAGTTCGCAAGCGCGGCGGGTGAGTGCGGAGTGGTCGTCATCTGGACGACGTAA
- a CDS encoding carboxypeptidase-like regulatory domain-containing protein gives MTDRDLRGCVLLALIAVATLATPLGAQATLSGVVFDSLITKAPMAEAQVVLQGYEGSSTTDRRGRFSFRGLEPGSYQLTFFHPRLDSLSMSAPVFTVEVGAADVSGVQLSTPSFATTARALCGVELDANSSILLARVRDAERGEPVPDALAEISWWELAIGNGAAPERQNRKLLARADSTGALTLCGVPNDIELSIAARLGEQATGEVVLARGMAPIELQELRISLSDTAARAAPDSVAGADTLPRQRGGSARLRVVVRNARGAPVPGATVSIRSQAVGGVTDREGRLVLTGVPAGSQTVDVRAIGRAPERRVLALAPDAETSLDLQLGELAEVLPEYLVRGTSLSAEREAYERRRRAGLGRFLDAEELDKLGRSASGLANLPGVRVPFTTVAPGGAYGFNSTTQPMLYLRGADGELCTPTVFVDGIPRVGFEGFELHALLQMAQRVELYTRSLTVPPEFANAFSRCGVLVIWTT, from the coding sequence ATGACTGACAGGGACTTGCGCGGCTGCGTCCTGCTCGCGCTCATCGCGGTGGCGACCTTGGCGACGCCCCTCGGCGCGCAGGCCACCCTCTCGGGCGTCGTCTTCGACTCGCTCATCACCAAGGCCCCGATGGCCGAAGCCCAGGTGGTCCTCCAAGGCTACGAGGGCTCGAGCACGACCGACCGCCGGGGCCGGTTTTCGTTCCGCGGCCTTGAGCCGGGCAGCTACCAACTGACCTTCTTTCATCCACGCCTCGATTCGCTCTCCATGAGCGCTCCGGTGTTCACCGTCGAGGTGGGTGCGGCCGACGTCTCGGGCGTCCAGCTCTCGACGCCGTCGTTTGCCACCACGGCGCGCGCGCTTTGCGGCGTCGAGCTCGACGCCAATTCGAGCATCCTGCTCGCGCGCGTCCGCGACGCCGAGCGCGGGGAGCCGGTCCCCGATGCTCTAGCCGAGATCTCATGGTGGGAGCTCGCCATCGGGAACGGCGCCGCGCCTGAGCGCCAGAACCGGAAGCTGCTGGCCCGTGCGGATTCCACGGGGGCACTCACGCTTTGCGGCGTCCCCAACGACATCGAGCTGTCCATCGCAGCCCGCCTTGGCGAACAGGCCACGGGCGAGGTCGTGCTCGCGCGGGGCATGGCGCCGATCGAGTTGCAGGAACTGCGCATTAGCCTCTCGGACACGGCGGCCCGCGCCGCGCCAGACTCGGTGGCGGGGGCGGACACCTTGCCTCGCCAGCGCGGCGGCAGTGCGAGATTGCGCGTCGTGGTCCGCAATGCGCGCGGCGCCCCAGTTCCGGGTGCGACGGTTTCGATCCGCAGCCAGGCCGTCGGAGGCGTCACGGATCGCGAGGGCCGCCTCGTGCTCACCGGTGTCCCCGCAGGTTCGCAGACGGTAGACGTGCGAGCAATTGGCCGCGCACCGGAGCGGCGGGTGCTCGCACTCGCCCCGGATGCCGAGACCAGCCTGGACCTTCAGCTCGGCGAGCTCGCCGAGGTACTGCCCGAGTACCTCGTCCGCGGCACGAGCCTCTCGGCGGAGAGGGAAGCCTACGAACGCCGGCGCCGCGCGGGGCTGGGGCGCTTTCTCGATGCGGAAGAGCTCGACAAGCTCGGCCGCAGCGCCAGTGGCTTGGCAAACCTTCCGGGCGTGCGCGTGCCGTTCACCACCGTCGCGCCGGGAGGCGCGTACGGCTTCAACAGCACCACGCAGCCGATGCTCTATCTCCGCGGGGCGGACGGCGAGCTCTGCACGCCGACGGTGTTCGTCGACGGCATCCCGCGCGTCGGCTTCGAGGGCTTCGAACTGCACGCGCTGCTCCAGATGGCGCAACGCGTCGAGCTCTACACCCGCTCGTTGACGGTGCCGCCGGAATTCGCGAATGCGTTCAGCCGCTGCGGCGTGCTCGTAATTTGGACGACATAG
- a CDS encoding DUF512 domain-containing protein codes for MVRVSKVQPESIAAELGITPGTELLAVDGRALDDFLDWEFLTADDAFELEAKLPDGEHVVFEIEREGGEPMGLELEPPNVRRCANRCEFCFIEGLPKGLRKPLYIRDDDYRLSFAYGNFATLSNLKERDIQRILEYRLSPLYVSVHATPWEARKVLLNNPRVPNIVEQLTRLTEGGIQFHGQMVVVPGLNDGEVLEQSLRDLYAFGDACLSVALVPVGLTQFSHIYTGKSMDRENATRILETAERWAAKAMAERGEPWVYGSDELYLLAGRELPSAAHYGDFSQIENGVGAITSLRDRVRDGLARLPRLDGRRIGVVTGKAMAPAIMPELLAQLTEATGASFEMIETENSLFGPTVTTAGLLVGADIRRALDGRADLDLALIPAETINQDGIFLDDESFVAVRESLPMPVYPSYDFIDVLEHEGASTVSVR; via the coding sequence ATGGTTCGCGTCAGCAAAGTCCAGCCCGAAAGCATCGCCGCCGAACTCGGGATCACCCCGGGGACGGAGCTGCTGGCTGTCGACGGCCGCGCGCTGGATGACTTCCTCGATTGGGAGTTCCTGACGGCGGACGACGCCTTCGAACTCGAGGCCAAGCTCCCGGACGGCGAGCACGTGGTCTTCGAGATCGAGCGCGAGGGCGGCGAGCCGATGGGTCTGGAGTTGGAGCCGCCGAACGTCAGGCGCTGCGCCAACCGCTGCGAGTTCTGCTTCATCGAGGGGCTCCCCAAGGGGCTGCGCAAGCCGCTGTACATCCGCGACGACGATTACCGGCTGAGCTTTGCCTACGGCAACTTCGCGACGCTGTCGAACCTAAAGGAGCGCGACATCCAGCGCATCCTCGAGTACCGGCTGTCGCCGCTGTACGTGTCCGTGCATGCTACCCCTTGGGAGGCCCGAAAGGTTCTCCTGAACAACCCGCGGGTGCCGAACATCGTCGAGCAGCTCACGCGGCTCACCGAAGGTGGCATCCAGTTCCACGGCCAGATGGTCGTGGTGCCGGGCCTGAACGACGGCGAGGTGCTGGAGCAGTCGCTGCGCGATCTCTACGCCTTCGGCGATGCCTGCCTCTCGGTCGCGCTGGTGCCCGTGGGGCTGACGCAGTTCTCGCACATCTACACCGGCAAGTCGATGGACCGCGAGAACGCGACGCGCATCCTCGAGACGGCTGAGCGCTGGGCGGCCAAGGCGATGGCGGAGCGCGGCGAGCCGTGGGTGTACGGCTCCGACGAGCTCTACCTCCTGGCGGGCCGCGAGCTGCCGTCGGCGGCGCACTACGGCGACTTCTCGCAGATCGAGAACGGCGTCGGCGCCATCACCTCGCTGCGCGACCGCGTGCGCGATGGGCTCGCGCGGCTGCCGCGCCTCGACGGCCGGCGGATCGGCGTCGTGACGGGCAAAGCCATGGCGCCGGCGATCATGCCGGAGCTGCTGGCGCAGCTGACCGAGGCGACGGGCGCGAGCTTCGAGATGATCGAGACCGAGAACTCGCTGTTCGGCCCCACGGTCACGACCGCCGGCCTCCTGGTGGGCGCAGACATCCGCCGCGCGCTCGACGGCCGCGCGGACCTCGACCTCGCGCTGATCCCGGCCGAGACGATCAATCAAGACGGCATCTTCCTCGACGACGAATCCTTCGTCGCCGTGCGCGAATCGCTCCCGATGCCGGTGTACCCCTCCTACGATTTCATCGATGTGCTCGAGCACGAAGGCGCATCGACGGTGAGTGTGCGATGA
- the der gene encoding ribosome biogenesis GTPase Der, which yields MSSISSIPVVALVGRPNVGKSALFNRLIGDDTAIVSEEAGTTRDRHFARCEWQGRAFWLVDTGGLVEDSDLPMDVAIKRQVQQAIAEADLMLLTLDAKAGLHPSDARIVDMLRNSRKPWLIVANKVDDPKSTDYFEFFNLGAGDVVPVSAANGKNSGDLLDQIIEKLPEHAEEPGPEVLRVAVIGRPNVGKSSFINRLLGEDRLVVSDVAGTTRDSIDTPFTYHQRPFIFVDTAGLRRQSKIDDGVEFYSSLRTRRAIERSDICILMIDAVEGLHNQDLKIATMAWDSGRGMIIVVNKWDLKEKDDKTAAKFEKECVEKAPYLKWVPFLFTSAITGQRVTKVLDLLLEVEAERNKRITTSEVNDALQELLARRQPPQAAGHEVKLNFATQVETAPPAIVVLGNHPALVQEHYIRYLHNGFRERWGFTGNPLRVLMRQKGGRNE from the coding sequence ATGAGCAGTATCAGCAGCATCCCAGTCGTGGCCCTGGTGGGCCGCCCCAACGTCGGCAAGTCCGCCCTGTTCAACCGCCTCATCGGCGACGACACCGCGATCGTCAGCGAGGAGGCGGGCACCACGCGCGACCGGCACTTCGCCCGCTGCGAGTGGCAGGGGCGCGCCTTCTGGCTCGTCGACACCGGCGGTCTGGTCGAGGATTCCGACCTGCCCATGGACGTGGCCATCAAGCGGCAGGTGCAGCAGGCGATCGCCGAGGCCGACCTGATGCTGCTCACGCTGGACGCCAAGGCGGGGTTGCATCCCAGCGACGCGCGCATCGTCGACATGCTCCGCAACTCGCGGAAGCCGTGGCTGATCGTCGCGAACAAGGTGGACGACCCGAAGTCCACCGACTACTTCGAGTTCTTCAACCTCGGCGCCGGCGATGTGGTGCCGGTCAGCGCGGCCAACGGCAAGAACTCCGGCGACCTGCTCGACCAGATCATCGAGAAGCTGCCGGAGCACGCCGAGGAGCCGGGGCCCGAGGTGCTGCGCGTCGCGGTGATCGGCCGCCCGAACGTGGGCAAGAGCTCGTTCATCAATCGCCTGCTGGGCGAAGACCGCCTCGTCGTCAGCGACGTGGCCGGGACGACGCGCGATTCCATCGACACGCCGTTCACGTACCACCAGCGGCCGTTCATCTTCGTCGATACGGCGGGTCTCCGCCGCCAGAGCAAGATCGACGACGGCGTCGAGTTCTACTCCTCGCTGCGCACGCGCCGCGCCATCGAGCGCTCGGACATCTGCATCCTGATGATCGATGCCGTCGAGGGGCTGCATAACCAGGACCTCAAGATCGCGACGATGGCCTGGGATTCGGGCCGCGGCATGATCATCGTCGTCAACAAATGGGACCTGAAGGAGAAGGACGACAAGACGGCGGCGAAGTTCGAGAAGGAGTGCGTCGAGAAGGCGCCGTACCTGAAGTGGGTGCCGTTCCTCTTCACGAGCGCCATCACCGGCCAGCGCGTGACGAAGGTGCTGGACCTGCTCCTCGAGGTGGAAGCCGAGCGCAACAAGCGCATCACGACCAGCGAGGTGAACGACGCCCTGCAGGAGCTGCTGGCGCGTCGTCAGCCGCCGCAGGCCGCCGGCCACGAGGTCAAGCTCAACTTCGCGACGCAGGTGGAGACGGCGCCGCCGGCGATCGTCGTGCTGGGCAACCACCCGGCGCTGGTGCAGGAGCACTACATCCGCTACCTGCACAACGGCTTCCGCGAGCGCTGGGGCTTCACCGGCAATCCGTTGCGTGTGCTCATGCGCCAGAAGGGCGGGCGCAATGAGTGA
- the plsY gene encoding glycerol-3-phosphate 1-O-acyltransferase PlsY, with amino-acid sequence MSEFGPHGMPGWVALLIAYLSGSIPTAYLAGRLLKGVDLRTVGSGNLGATNVYRNLGAVPAVIVLLIDAAKGYLPVLLLPHRVAGVWAFERQEYTLWAIAFGVAAIFGHLKPIFLLWKGGGKGVATAAGVFGALVPAALGVALIAFIVVAAGSGYVSLASIVAALTLAIATPMFAAGNVPLIVTAAVVGVAVVAMHGKNIQRLRAGTEPKTFGKKKEVV; translated from the coding sequence ATGAGTGAGTTCGGTCCGCACGGCATGCCCGGATGGGTCGCGCTGCTCATTGCCTACCTGAGCGGCTCGATCCCGACGGCGTACCTCGCGGGCCGGCTGCTCAAGGGCGTGGACCTGCGCACGGTCGGCTCGGGCAACCTCGGGGCGACCAATGTGTATCGCAACCTCGGCGCCGTACCAGCCGTGATCGTGCTGCTGATCGACGCCGCCAAAGGCTATCTGCCGGTCTTGCTGCTGCCGCACCGCGTGGCGGGCGTCTGGGCCTTTGAGCGCCAGGAATACACGCTGTGGGCGATCGCCTTCGGCGTGGCCGCGATCTTCGGCCATCTGAAACCGATCTTCCTGCTGTGGAAGGGAGGCGGGAAGGGCGTGGCGACCGCCGCGGGTGTGTTCGGCGCACTGGTGCCGGCGGCGCTCGGCGTCGCGCTCATCGCGTTCATCGTCGTCGCGGCCGGCAGCGGCTACGTGTCGCTGGCGAGCATCGTGGCCGCGTTGACGCTGGCGATCGCCACGCCGATGTTCGCAGCGGGCAACGTGCCGCTCATCGTGACCGCCGCCGTGGTTGGCGTGGCGGTCGTGGCGATGCACGGCAAGAACATCCAGCGGCTCCGTGCGGGCACGGAACCCAAGACCTTCGGCAAGAAGAAGGAGGTCGTATGA
- a CDS encoding NAD(P)H-dependent glycerol-3-phosphate dehydrogenase codes for MKIAVIGAGAWGTALANLLSENDHEVMLWAYEPDVVESINTHAENRRFLSGVPLHPDLRASGLEEQVLAGAELAFFVAPSHVLRQVAAGCAKHVPAGIPLVVATKGIDRERLSLMTDVVAEEIPEHPIVALSGPSFALEVANHLPTAIVAASADPDAAQLTQRALSTSAFRVYTQSDVIGVELGGALKNVMAVATGIADGLQLGFNARAALITRGLAEMTRLGVKLGADPQTFAGLAGMGDLVLTCTGSLSRNRSVGLEIGRGAALNEVLQGRETVAEGVTTTETAKRLAEQHGVEMPIVNAVHKVLFERQPARWALVALMTRDLKAENA; via the coding sequence ATGAAGATCGCAGTCATCGGCGCGGGCGCCTGGGGTACGGCGCTGGCGAACCTGCTCAGCGAGAACGACCACGAGGTGATGCTCTGGGCCTACGAGCCCGACGTCGTCGAGTCGATCAATACGCACGCCGAGAACCGGCGCTTCCTCTCCGGCGTGCCGCTCCATCCGGATCTCCGCGCCTCGGGGCTCGAGGAACAGGTGCTGGCCGGGGCCGAGCTGGCGTTCTTCGTCGCGCCGTCGCATGTGCTGCGGCAGGTGGCGGCCGGCTGCGCCAAGCACGTGCCCGCCGGCATCCCGCTTGTCGTGGCGACGAAGGGCATCGACCGGGAGCGCCTCTCGCTGATGACGGATGTCGTCGCGGAGGAGATCCCGGAGCATCCGATCGTCGCCCTCAGCGGCCCGAGCTTCGCCCTCGAGGTCGCCAACCACCTGCCGACGGCCATCGTCGCGGCGTCAGCCGACCCCGACGCGGCGCAGCTCACCCAGCGCGCGCTCAGCACCTCGGCGTTCCGCGTGTACACGCAGTCGGATGTAATCGGTGTTGAACTGGGCGGTGCGCTCAAGAACGTCATGGCCGTGGCAACGGGTATCGCCGACGGGTTGCAGCTGGGCTTCAACGCGCGCGCGGCGCTGATTACGCGCGGGCTGGCCGAGATGACGCGCCTGGGTGTGAAGCTCGGGGCCGACCCGCAGACCTTTGCGGGGTTGGCTGGCATGGGCGACCTCGTGCTCACTTGCACGGGATCGCTCTCGCGCAACCGCAGCGTGGGCCTGGAGATCGGCCGCGGCGCGGCGCTGAACGAAGTGCTGCAGGGCCGCGAGACGGTGGCTGAGGGTGTGACGACCACGGAGACGGCCAAGCGCCTCGCCGAGCAGCATGGCGTCGAGATGCCGATCGTGAACGCGGTGCACAAGGTGCTCTTCGAGCGGCAGCCGGCGCGCTGGGCCCTCGTGGCGCTGATGACCCGCGACCTCAAGGCGGAGAACGCCTGA
- a CDS encoding MerR family transcriptional regulator, which translates to MASGAEPVREFFSIGDVCELTDLKPHVLRYWESQFRFLSPSKNRSGNRVYTRREVELVMLVKHLLYTEKYTIEGAKQKVDEQRKSGGVKPAARQGLDTETVVLLEKDLREILDILERKD; encoded by the coding sequence ATGGCTTCCGGCGCCGAACCGGTGCGGGAGTTCTTCTCCATCGGCGACGTGTGCGAGCTGACGGACCTCAAGCCGCACGTGCTGCGCTACTGGGAGAGCCAGTTCCGGTTCCTCTCGCCCTCGAAGAACCGCTCGGGCAACCGCGTGTACACGCGGCGCGAGGTGGAGCTGGTGATGCTGGTGAAGCACCTGCTCTACACCGAGAAGTACACGATCGAAGGGGCGAAGCAGAAGGTGGACGAGCAGCGCAAGAGCGGCGGCGTGAAGCCGGCCGCGCGGCAGGGGCTCGACACCGAGACGGTGGTGCTGCTCGAGAAGGACTTACGCGAGATCCTCGATATCCTGGAGCGGAAGGACTGA
- the surE gene encoding 5'/3'-nucleotidase SurE: MRLLLSNDDGILARGLETLEKAARPLGDVWVVAPDREQSATSHSLTLHHPLRPVQLGAQRWQVDGTPTDCVMLAIEALLPERPDFVLSGINHGPNMGEDVLYSGTVAAAMEGLALGVPSIAVSFAGRVLRSDDTLLEDHVDALSRLLKHLTALPQFPADTLLNVNIPAIPAKELKGVRLTRLGRRVFSDSLTPMKDPWGRDIFWIGGGSVAWSGSDDSDFRAVKEGYISVTPLHLDLTAKDRLDDAERWWQPL; the protein is encoded by the coding sequence ATGCGGCTGTTGCTGAGCAATGACGATGGGATCCTCGCGCGCGGGCTCGAGACGCTGGAGAAGGCGGCACGGCCGCTCGGCGACGTGTGGGTCGTGGCGCCGGACCGCGAGCAGAGCGCAACCTCGCACTCGCTGACGCTGCATCACCCGCTACGGCCCGTGCAGCTGGGCGCGCAGCGCTGGCAGGTGGACGGCACGCCGACTGACTGCGTGATGCTGGCCATCGAGGCGCTGCTGCCCGAGCGGCCGGACTTCGTGCTCAGCGGCATCAACCATGGGCCCAACATGGGTGAGGACGTGCTGTATTCGGGGACCGTCGCCGCGGCGATGGAGGGCCTCGCCCTCGGCGTGCCGTCGATTGCCGTGAGTTTCGCCGGCCGCGTGCTGCGCTCCGACGATACGCTGCTCGAGGACCACGTGGACGCGCTGTCGCGCCTGCTCAAGCACCTCACCGCGCTGCCGCAGTTTCCCGCGGACACGCTGCTGAACGTGAACATCCCGGCGATTCCGGCGAAGGAACTGAAGGGCGTGCGGCTCACGCGCCTCGGGCGACGCGTGTTCAGCGACTCGCTCACGCCGATGAAGGATCCCTGGGGGCGCGACATCTTCTGGATCGGTGGCGGCTCCGTGGCGTGGAGCGGCAGCGACGACTCGGACTTCCGCGCGGTGAAGGAGGGCTACATCTCCGTGACGCCGCTGCATCTGGATCTGACCGCGAAGGACCGGCTGGACGACGCGGAGCGCTGGTGGCAGCCGCTCTGA
- a CDS encoding protein-L-isoaspartate(D-aspartate) O-methyltransferase, whose protein sequence is MAAALTPQYGGARRRLIEELQRKGIRSLTVLKAFDDVPRHEFVPTGLRHRAYEDAPLPIGYGQTISQPWVHAKYLELLDLKGTERVLEIGTGSGFQTALLTKLARHVFSIERLAPLAEQAREALRRCGIDHVIQRVGDGTLGWPEHGPYDAILVGAASPDVPQPLLDQLAAGGQLLIPVGDRDTQQLVRIRRGPEGFERTPLDAMRFVPLIGHHGFAS, encoded by the coding sequence GTGGCAGCCGCTCTGACGCCGCAGTACGGCGGCGCGCGCCGTCGGCTGATCGAGGAGCTGCAGCGCAAGGGCATTCGCAGCCTGACGGTGCTCAAGGCGTTCGACGACGTGCCACGGCACGAGTTCGTCCCGACGGGCCTGCGGCATCGGGCCTACGAGGATGCGCCGCTGCCGATCGGGTACGGGCAGACAATTTCCCAGCCGTGGGTGCACGCGAAGTACTTGGAGTTGCTTGACCTCAAGGGCACGGAGCGCGTGCTCGAGATCGGGACCGGTTCCGGCTTCCAGACTGCATTGTTGACCAAGCTGGCCCGGCATGTCTTCAGCATTGAACGCCTGGCGCCGCTCGCCGAACAGGCCCGCGAGGCGCTGCGTCGCTGCGGGATCGACCATGTGATCCAGCGGGTGGGCGACGGCACGCTCGGCTGGCCCGAGCACGGCCCCTACGACGCGATTCTCGTCGGCGCCGCGTCACCGGACGTCCCGCAGCCGCTGCTCGACCAGCTGGCCGCGGGAGGCCAGCTGCTCATTCCGGTCGGCGACCGCGACACGCAGCAGCTCGTCCGCATCCGTCGCGGGCCCGAGGGCTTCGAACGGACGCCGCTCGACGCGATGCGCTTCGTCCCCCTGATCGGCCACCATGGATTTGCCTCATGA
- a CDS encoding adenine phosphoribosyltransferase codes for MSDRLKTAIRDVPDFPKPGIVFKDITPVLHDPVLFADVTAALAAPWKGKGITHVLAIESRGFLFGAPVAQHLGASLVPVRKPGKLPSAHLTEHYALEYGEDAVEVHTDAIDARSLVLIVDDVLATGGTAAATRRLAHRLGAGVAGIGVVMDLSFLPWRKALAGVHVETLVSF; via the coding sequence CTGTCTGATCGTCTCAAAACCGCGATCCGCGACGTGCCGGACTTCCCGAAGCCGGGCATCGTCTTCAAGGACATCACGCCAGTACTGCACGATCCGGTGCTGTTTGCCGACGTGACGGCGGCGCTGGCCGCACCGTGGAAGGGCAAGGGCATCACGCATGTGCTGGCCATCGAGAGCCGCGGCTTCCTGTTCGGCGCGCCGGTGGCCCAACACCTCGGGGCCTCGCTGGTCCCGGTGCGGAAGCCGGGCAAGCTGCCCAGTGCCCACCTGACCGAGCACTACGCGCTGGAATACGGGGAGGACGCGGTCGAGGTTCACACCGATGCCATTGACGCCCGCTCGCTCGTCCTTATCGTGGACGATGTGCTGGCCACCGGCGGGACTGCGGCGGCCACGCGGCGGCTGGCGCACCGCCTCGGAGCCGGGGTGGCGGGCATCGGCGTCGTCATGGACCTGTCGTTCCTGCCGTGGCGGAAGGCCTTGGCTGGCGTGCACGTCGAGACGTTGGTGAGCTTTTAG